GGCCACCAACAGGAACAGCATCAGCTCCGAGAATTCCAGCAGGGTGGCATGAAAGGCATGTTCAGCGTCATCGGGGAGGCCCGATTGCACGTATACCCAGCCGATCAGTCCCCAGATGATCCCTGCCGCGACCAGCACGGGTTTGGACTTGCGCATATGCAGCTTTTCTTCCGCCATGACCAGTGCATAGGCCAGCACGAAGATGGCAAGAGCGAAAAATCCGACACTGGAACCTGTAAGGTCGAGCTCACCGGTGACAGCATGAATATTGCTACTTGCCAGCATGCTGGTGAGAGCAATGATCAGCAGCACTGGCCAGCGTCGCTGAAGCTGGCCGTGGGGCGTCGTATTGTTGATTGTCAGCATGACGTCCGAATCCTGAAACAGTGAATGAGAAAGGTTTGAAATCGAGCTCGAGACTATCACAGCGTTTTGCGCTGCAATATGCTGTAAAAGGCGCAAGAGATACCGCCTTTGGTAGGGGACGCATGACTGGAAAACTGTGGTTGGGGTGGGTAATTTGTCCTTGTCATGAAGCCGGTCTGCTCAAGGAGCGCTTTTCTGTGGCATTATTTGTTCCCGGGGTTGCCCAGAGGCTCCCTCGTCATTGATCCAGCAAGGCGGTTGCTACATGTTTCTTGATGAATTTCATACCTGTGTCGATGACCGTGTGGTGGTTTCTGCCGACCAGGCCAGCCGCTTCGCCAAGAGCATTGCGGGTGATTTCAATCCGATTCATACCCCGGGGGCACGGCGCTTCTGTGTGCCGGGCGATCTTCTGTTCGCTTTGACGCTCGCTCGTTTCGGTCTCTCCCAACATATGAGTTTCAGGTTTCTCGCCATGGTGGGGGCCGATCGTCCACTAACCTTCGCTGAGCACGAGGATGGTGTGGTACGGGTGCACGACGATGATGGGAAGTGTTATCTGGAAGTCGAGCGCAGGGGAGATATCACTCATGATGTTTCAGTTGTGGAAGGTTTTACGCGCTGTTATGTGGCCTTTTCCGGCAAGAATTTCCCTCACTATCTCAAGCCGCTGATGCAGCAGCAGGGCGTGATGTTCAATCCACGCCGTCCGCTGGTGATCTATGACAGTATGGGCTTCTCTCTGGATCGTCTGGATGCTGTTGCCCCGAGCCTGGTGCTTTCTGACTCGCAGTTGACGGTGATCGGCAAGCGAGGTGATGTGGCGCTGGAATTTGCCATCGCGGCGGATGATCAGCCAATCGGTGTCGGAGCCAAGAAGCTGGTTGTCAGCGGTCTCTGTACCTATGACGATGAGGCGATGGAAGATATCGTCAGCGAATTCTACCGTCTGCGCGCAGAGCACACTGAAGCCTGATGTTCAGCCGGCGATATTCGCCAGGCCGTGTTTGTCAGCCCGTGTTTGCCAGCCCGTGCTGCGGGTCCTGACTATTCAGGTTCCCAGTATTCGGACTTTGTTTATTCAGTGCTGTCCAGAGATGTCTACGCCTGGTCATTCGGCGTTAAAACAGGCCTCGAAGGAGGCCGATGGAGATGCCTGCCAATACAATAAGCCAGGCAGGCTGGCGCCAGACGACCACAATCACGAAGCCTGCCACGACCAGCGCGAAGTCCTCTGCTGAGCTCACTGCCGAGCGCCATACCGGGTCATGGAAGGCTACTGCGAGTAGTCCGACAACCGTGGCGTTGGCTCCCCGCATGGCCGCTTGTAGAGCGCGCATATGGCGTAGTCGTTGCCAGTGAGGCA
This Halomonas huangheensis DNA region includes the following protein-coding sequences:
- a CDS encoding DUF3581 family protein; its protein translation is MFLDEFHTCVDDRVVVSADQASRFAKSIAGDFNPIHTPGARRFCVPGDLLFALTLARFGLSQHMSFRFLAMVGADRPLTFAEHEDGVVRVHDDDGKCYLEVERRGDITHDVSVVEGFTRCYVAFSGKNFPHYLKPLMQQQGVMFNPRRPLVIYDSMGFSLDRLDAVAPSLVLSDSQLTVIGKRGDVALEFAIAADDQPIGVGAKKLVVSGLCTYDDEAMEDIVSEFYRLRAEHTEA